Within the Bradyrhizobium ottawaense genome, the region TACGCTTCCGTCGGCGTCGGCAGCCTGGCGCATCTCGCCACCGAGCTTTTTCTCAGCAAGGCCGGCGTGAAGATGACGCATATCCCCTACCGCAGCGTACCCCAGGCGCAGCAGGCGGTGATGTCGGGTGAAGTCGCTGTATTCTTCGACACGCCGATCACGGCGCTGCCGCAGGCGCGGGCCGGAACGGTGCGGGCACTCGGCGTCAGCACCGCCAAACGTCTCGCCGCCGCGCCTGACATTCCGACGATCGCGGAGGCCGGCGTAGACGGCTACGAGGTCACAGGCTGGAACGGCGTGCTGGCGCCGGCCAACACGCCGCGGCCGATCATCGACAAGCTCAACAAGACCATCGTCGAAGCGCTGAAGACGCCCGAGATCGAAAAACTCCTGATGGAGCAAGGCATCGAGCCGGCCGGCAACAGCCCGGAGGAATTCGCGGCGCTGATGCACGCCGATATCGAGAAATGGATTCGCGTAACGCGCGAAGCCGGCATTCAGCCGCAATAGCGCTATTCGGAATAGAGATTGGTTCGCGGCGCCACGCGGTAGGAATCCATATGAGCCGCCGGGTGGCGGATAGCAATGAACGCGCCGGTGCGAAAGCAGGCTCTGCCGGCGCTAATGTTCGTCCGGCCGGGTGCGCGCGATGATCTCGGCGGCGCCCTTTTCCAGCAGGTCGAGGCCGACCGCGCGGCCGAGCTCGCGGGGGCGGCCTGCCGCACCACGACGCGACGTCTCGATGAATTTGTCGCCGGTCTCGTCCAGCACCGAAGCGGTCAGAATCATCTCGTCGCCATCAAGCGTGGCGTGGCCGGCAATCGGCGAGTTGCAATGGCCGTTCAATACCCACAGCACCTCGCGCTCGGCCTCGGCGCAGAGCCGCGACGGCATATTGTCGATCTTCGCCAGGTACCCGCGCGTGACCCAGTCCTGCTCGACGCATTCGACCGCGACGATGCCCTGGCCGACCGCCGGCAGCATTTCAGCGACCGAGAAATCATGCGCGATGCGCGATGTCATCCAGATGCGCTCGAGCCCGGATCGCGCCATCACAAGCGCATCCGCCGGCCCGACATCGCCGCCGCCGGGCAGCCGCTGCATGTCGCCGCGATCGAGTTTTGCGACGCGGGTATCCGCTGCGCCGCGGTAATGGATGACGGTGGCTTCCGGAAACAGCCGGCGCAGATAGGCCGCGCGCCGCACCGCGTTGGTGCCGATCTTGAAGCCCTTGCCGTGCTGAGCCCTGAACGTTTCCAGCGAGAGGCCGGGCCGCAGCACCAGCGAATCGTTGGCGGCATCGCGCGGCAGCGTCGCAGCGATGATCAGGCCGGGCGTCTCCTCGTTGCCGGGCACGTCCTTGAGCGAATGCATCGCCGCCTGCAATTCGCCGGCCCGCATGGCCTCGCGAATTTCAGCGACGAACGCACCGCCCTTGCCGCCATGTCGGAGCAGTTTGCTGGTCTGGTCCTGGTCGCCGCGGGTTTCGAATCGGACAATCTCGACGGCGAGCGCGGGATTGGCAGCGCGCAGCAGCCTGGCGACCTCGTCCGTCTGCGCCAATGCCATCACGCTCTTGCGCGTGCCGATCCGTAAACCTTGTTCTGACACCCGGTCTCCGTTCGAATGCGATCAGGCTGCGGGAAATGGCGAAAAGCTGAGGGTTTTCAGCGTCGAGATGATAGTTGACTCGCGTATCACCGGCGATCAGAACCAGATCTGACGGTGAATGGTCGGAGTGGCAGGATTCGAACCTGCGACCCCTGCGTCCCGAACGCAGTGCTCTACCGGGCTGAGCCACACTCCGACTAAGAACGCGGCTTATAGCCTTGGGTTTCGGCCACCGCAAGGCGCCGATTTGAGGAAATAAATCACAGTGAATGTCGGCCTGAAGACCCCCATTTTGCCCGCCGGCGAGCCTGCCGCGGCGGCAGCGGCGCATTCTCTCGGGGAAGGCGGACTGGTCGCGTTCCCGACCGAGACCGTTTACGGCCTCGGCGCCGATGCCACCAATCCGGCCGCGATCGCCCGCCTCTACCAGGCCAAGGGCCGGCCGGCCTTCAACCCGTTGATTGCCCATGTCGGGGATATCAGCGCCGCCCGGCAGATTGCCCGCTTTGACGACGCCGCGATGGCGCTGGCCGAAGCGTTCTGGCCGGGTCCACTGACGCTGGTATTGCCCAAGACAGAGGGCTGCGCGGTCGCGGAGCTTGCGACCGCGGGCCTCGACACCGTCGCGATCCGGATACCGGCCCACCCCGTCGCCCGCGATATCCTGCGCCTGTTCGGCCGTCCGGTGGCCGCACCGTCGGCCAACCTGTCGGGTCACGTCTCGCCGACCACGGCCGCCCATGTCGAAAGCGACCTTTCGGGGCGGATCGACCTGATCGTCGACGGCGGCGCGGTCGCGGTCGGCGTCGAATCGACCATTGTCGGCTGCTTCGACCAGCCGATGCTGCTGCGGCCCGGCGGCCTAGCGCGCACCGAGATCGAACGCGTGCTCGGCAGGGCGCTGCTGCAACCGCCTGTCGACGCCGACAGCGACAGCGGGCAACCCCTGGCGCCGGGCATGCTGGCCTCCCATTACGCACCCCGCGCCCGCGTCCGGCTTCATGCTGATAGGATCGAGCCCGGCGAGGCATTGCTCGCGTTCGGCCTCGGAGCAATTTCGGGAATTGACGCCGCTTCGGCAGTGATGAATCTGTCTGCACGCGGCGATCTCGCCGAGGCCGCCGCCAATCTGTTCGGTTTTCTTCGCGCGCTCGATGCCAAAGGCGTGCGCACCATCGCGGTCATGCCGATCCCGGACGAAGGACTGGG harbors:
- the hemC gene encoding hydroxymethylbilane synthase is translated as MSEQGLRIGTRKSVMALAQTDEVARLLRAANPALAVEIVRFETRGDQDQTSKLLRHGGKGGAFVAEIREAMRAGELQAAMHSLKDVPGNEETPGLIIAATLPRDAANDSLVLRPGLSLETFRAQHGKGFKIGTNAVRRAAYLRRLFPEATVIHYRGAADTRVAKLDRGDMQRLPGGGDVGPADALVMARSGLERIWMTSRIAHDFSVAEMLPAVGQGIVAVECVEQDWVTRGYLAKIDNMPSRLCAEAEREVLWVLNGHCNSPIAGHATLDGDEMILTASVLDETGDKFIETSRRGAAGRPRELGRAVGLDLLEKGAAEIIARTRPDEH
- a CDS encoding L-threonylcarbamoyladenylate synthase; protein product: MNVGLKTPILPAGEPAAAAAAHSLGEGGLVAFPTETVYGLGADATNPAAIARLYQAKGRPAFNPLIAHVGDISAARQIARFDDAAMALAEAFWPGPLTLVLPKTEGCAVAELATAGLDTVAIRIPAHPVARDILRLFGRPVAAPSANLSGHVSPTTAAHVESDLSGRIDLIVDGGAVAVGVESTIVGCFDQPMLLRPGGLARTEIERVLGRALLQPPVDADSDSGQPLAPGMLASHYAPRARVRLHADRIEPGEALLAFGLGAISGIDAASAVMNLSARGDLAEAAANLFGFLRALDAKGVRTIAVMPIPDEGLGEAINDRLRRAAVGRE